Proteins encoded by one window of Leopardus geoffroyi isolate Oge1 chromosome X, O.geoffroyi_Oge1_pat1.0, whole genome shotgun sequence:
- the RBMX2 gene encoding RNA-binding motif protein, X-linked 2, with translation MRVAGSPGSQCLAAERAPAEMNPLTKVKLINELNEREVQLGVADKVSWHSEYKDSAWIFLGGLPYELTEGDIICVFSQYGEIVNINLVRDKKTGKSKGFCFLCYEDQRSTVLAVDNFNGIKIKGRTIRVDHVSNYRAPKDSEEMDDMTKELQEKGCGAFTPSESSSEGSEDDKPTKKHKKDKKEKKRRKKDKEKTDREVQAEQPASSSSPRSKAIKEKDDPGSKKHSSKNSERGQKSESREVRRHYPSSPEVRTICRSGAEDREREPKKEKAKHEHRSSTRREEREEKNRDRDRCRSSDTHSSRHNGRSEGHSQRSRSRSRDKSHRHKRARHSRDRESSNPSDRRHH, from the exons ATGCGCGTTGCAGGCTCGCCCGGAAGTCAATGTCTAGCTGCTGAGCGTGCACCCGCGGAGATGAA CCCTTTAACTAAAGTGAAGCTGATCAACGAGCTGAATGAGCGTGAGGTCCAGCTTGGGGTGGCAGATAAGGTGTCCTGGCACTCCGAGTACAAGGACAGCGCCTGGATCTTCCTGG gaggaCTTCCTTATGAACTGACTGAAGGGGACATCATTTGTGTGTTCTCACA atatggGGAGATTGTTAACATTAATCTGGTGCGGGACAAGAAGACTGGGAAATCCAAAGGATTCTGTTTCCTCTGCTATGAAGACCAGAGGAGCACAGTTCTTGCTGTTGACAATTTTAATGGGATCAAG ATCAAAGGAAGAACTATCCGAGTGGATCATGTGTCTAACTATCGGGCTCCTAAGGACTCAGAAGAAATGGATGATATGACCAAAGAACTCCAGGAGAAGGGCTGTGGGGCTTTTACCCCCTCAGAGAGTTCATCTGAGGGTTCTGAAGATgacaaacccacaaaaaaacacaaaaaag acaaaaaggaaaaaaagagaagaaagaaagacaaagagaagactGACCGGGAGGTACAGGCAGAGCAGCCAGCCTCCTCTTCATCACCCAGAAGCAAGGCGATAAAGGAAAAGGATGACCCTGGCTCTAAAAAGCACAGCAGCAAGAACTCAGAGAGGGGTCAGAAGTCAGAGTCCAGAGAGGTGCGGAGGCACTATCCCAGCTCTCCTGAGGTCAGGACCATCTGCCGCAGTGgagcagaagacagagagagggagccgaAGAAGGAGAAGGCTAAGCATGAACATAGGTCCTCAaccaggagggaagaaagagaagaaaagaacagggatAGAGATAGATGTCGAAGCTCAGACACACATTCCAGCCGGCACAATGGACGTTCTGAGGGACATAGTCAGAGAAGTAGAAGTAGGAGCCGAGATAAATCCCACAGGCATAAAAGGGCCCGACACTCCCGGGACCGGGAGTCCTCTAACCCCAGTGACCGCAGGCATCACTGA